Proteins encoded within one genomic window of Synechococcus sp. PCC 7335:
- a CDS encoding glycosyltransferase family 2 protein → MLKQQAHIIERTLDRYKAGRALFRALCVVASIFPLKKTLRLWLLRRSLQSAHGPARIAADSSKAVVLCVVKDGESLIQAFIEHYLNLGFSHIFFLDNGSTDRTAEIIRANQQTTLFSSHKPFRRYFDVFKNFLILTCGRGHWCVVADIDEFLHFPLDRELKDITAYLNQHEYDAVCIQMLDMFSKEGIQLSNQVRAWTLSELESVFRYYDIEHIKQRNYVRRFQPNIYPDLKFFHGGIRKTVFDRNCFLTKETMFFARRGTRLKSSHLLNYARLADFSVVYLHYKFVEDFYTKTIEAVKTKSHWHDSAEYKGYLAVLEKAIIEQKTVFSLLQPHSHELNAIDDLIETNFLFVSEQFRTSSKQPDAHSLPSLALEV, encoded by the coding sequence ATGCTTAAACAACAGGCGCATATCATTGAAAGAACGTTAGATAGATATAAAGCTGGTAGAGCCTTGTTTAGAGCGCTTTGTGTTGTCGCTTCTATCTTTCCGCTAAAGAAAACCTTACGTCTGTGGCTACTACGGCGATCGCTTCAGTCCGCGCATGGTCCCGCGCGTATCGCTGCGGACTCATCTAAAGCTGTTGTCCTCTGCGTTGTCAAGGATGGAGAGAGTCTTATTCAAGCTTTTATCGAACACTATCTTAACCTTGGATTTAGCCATATATTTTTCTTAGATAATGGATCGACAGACAGAACGGCTGAAATTATCAGGGCAAATCAGCAAACTACGTTATTTTCTTCTCATAAGCCCTTTAGAAGATACTTTGACGTTTTCAAGAACTTTTTGATTCTGACCTGCGGACGGGGTCACTGGTGCGTAGTGGCCGATATCGACGAGTTTCTTCATTTTCCGCTAGATAGAGAGCTGAAAGACATCACAGCCTATTTGAACCAACATGAATACGATGCCGTCTGCATACAAATGCTAGACATGTTTTCAAAAGAAGGGATACAGCTCTCAAATCAGGTAAGAGCCTGGACGCTATCGGAGCTAGAATCTGTCTTTCGCTACTACGATATTGAACATATAAAGCAAAGAAACTACGTACGCCGTTTTCAGCCGAATATTTATCCAGACCTGAAGTTCTTCCACGGTGGGATCCGCAAGACAGTTTTCGACCGCAATTGTTTCCTGACCAAAGAAACAATGTTCTTTGCCCGTCGTGGCACGCGGCTCAAGTCTTCTCACCTATTGAACTACGCGAGGCTAGCAGATTTTTCTGTTGTCTACTTACACTACAAGTTTGTAGAAGACTTTTACACAAAGACAATAGAAGCGGTAAAAACTAAAAGCCACTGGCACGATAGTGCAGAATACAAAGGGTATCTTGCTGTCTTGGAAAAGGCAATAATAGAACAGAAGACTGTGTTTTCACTATTACAGCCCCACTCCCATGAACTAAACGCGATAGATGACCTCATTGAGACCAACTTTCTATTTGTTTCTGAGCAGTTTCGCACCTCCTCCAAGCAGCCGGACGCTCATTCACTACCAAGTTTGGCGCTAGAGGTGTAG
- a CDS encoding integrin alpha: MSFSSTFDLGTLDGTNGFKIPGLSIGDDLGRSLSSAGDFNGDGIEDLIIGNPGGNGLNDALFFSAGESYVIFGGSEVGSSGEFDVSALDGRNGFTLYGAAALDSLGASVSGVGDVNDDGFDDLLIGTPGADKGEAQILFGGDRSNFFDGELVADQIDGSNGFTFASDGRFAESLGSAVSSVGDINDDGIADFVVGAPRAFATGGRGFDGRSYVVFGGADIAEDGRLSTLDLDGSNGFVVEGVNQLLGASGRAVSGIGDVNGDGANDFIIGADGTSGDGESYVIFGGSDVGNDGAIALAGLDGNEGFVLRGDVGNALGGSDLGRSVSGAGDINDDGIDDFIVGAPRPNGGANAPGRSFVVFGRRNLGRTGLLDVTELDGSDGFVINGDSDFSQFGNSVSDAGDLNNDGIDDLLVGTIFSPYGYAIFGDDDIGQGGVLNVSDLDGDNGFRFFEQFINAGKQVSGIGDFNDDGIDDFITADPDDKTAGLAYVVFGQGEPPIEPPVEPPVEPPVEPPVEPPVEPPVEPPVEPEPPIEPTLRVSKLVDADGDGTFSAEEVEANDGQVTFQVEVVNTGEVAIAISEVVDSAFNDAVPLDQLVGQTLAAGESTVATYQATLSREEAIVLGTSGADTLTAEQFPVTNEVSVSGTADSTLTATASGTAVVLVDANSLIAGGLGEDTIFGGGGNDVLRGDLNSRKSQVGIGNDDVIFGGAGRDRIGGKGGNDTLFGGDDDDQIWGDDGDDILRGGFGNDILIGDDSSGGQGADTFVLAAGEGTDTIVDFERDRDFIGLAEGLTLGSLSFEGETISFEGQTLAILTGVDTTGLTAATFVTV, encoded by the coding sequence ATGAGCTTTAGTTCTACTTTCGATCTTGGCACGCTAGATGGTACGAATGGCTTCAAGATTCCAGGCCTAAGTATCGGCGACGACTTAGGCAGATCGCTTAGCAGCGCTGGTGACTTTAATGGCGATGGCATCGAGGATTTGATCATCGGCAACCCAGGGGGCAATGGTCTAAACGATGCCTTATTTTTCTCGGCAGGTGAAAGCTACGTTATCTTCGGCGGCAGTGAAGTCGGCAGTAGCGGTGAGTTTGACGTATCTGCGCTAGACGGTCGCAATGGATTTACGCTCTATGGCGCAGCGGCTCTGGACTCTTTGGGCGCTTCTGTTAGCGGCGTGGGCGATGTGAACGATGACGGGTTCGATGATCTGCTGATAGGTACGCCTGGCGCTGATAAAGGGGAAGCGCAGATTCTGTTTGGCGGCGATCGCTCAAACTTTTTTGATGGCGAACTCGTTGCAGATCAAATTGATGGTAGCAACGGGTTCACGTTTGCGAGTGATGGCAGGTTCGCAGAGTCTTTGGGTTCGGCGGTCAGCAGTGTAGGCGATATCAATGACGATGGCATCGCTGACTTTGTTGTGGGTGCGCCTAGGGCGTTTGCGACGGGCGGACGTGGATTTGATGGTCGCAGCTATGTGGTTTTCGGCGGCGCTGATATTGCTGAGGATGGTCGCCTTAGCACGCTCGATCTTGACGGCTCAAATGGATTTGTTGTGGAAGGAGTCAACCAGCTCTTAGGTGCTTCCGGTAGGGCAGTTAGCGGCATCGGTGACGTTAATGGCGATGGCGCTAATGACTTTATCATCGGGGCCGATGGAACAAGCGGAGATGGGGAGAGCTATGTGATATTTGGCGGCAGCGATGTTGGTAACGATGGCGCGATCGCTTTAGCTGGTTTGGATGGGAATGAGGGGTTTGTGCTGAGAGGCGATGTAGGCAACGCGTTAGGCGGTAGCGACTTAGGCCGTTCTGTCAGCGGCGCAGGCGATATCAACGATGATGGTATTGATGACTTTATTGTTGGCGCACCTCGGCCAAACGGCGGCGCTAACGCTCCAGGCCGTAGTTTTGTTGTTTTCGGACGCCGAAATCTTGGCCGCACAGGGCTGTTGGATGTGACTGAGCTGGATGGCAGCGACGGCTTTGTAATCAACGGCGACAGCGATTTTAGCCAGTTCGGGAACTCGGTTAGTGACGCGGGCGATCTCAACAACGATGGCATTGACGATCTGCTAGTCGGTACTATCTTTTCTCCTTATGGCTACGCAATATTTGGCGATGATGATATCGGACAGGGCGGCGTTTTGAACGTCTCCGATCTAGATGGCGATAACGGTTTTCGTTTCTTCGAGCAGTTCATCAACGCTGGCAAACAGGTTAGCGGCATTGGTGACTTCAACGATGACGGTATCGATGATTTCATCACCGCCGACCCAGATGATAAAACAGCAGGCTTAGCCTATGTGGTCTTTGGTCAAGGTGAGCCGCCCATCGAACCACCCGTCGAGCCACCTGTCGAGCCACCTGTCGAGCCACCTGTGGAACCGCCCGTCGAGCCACCCGTTGAACCGCCTGTCGAGCCAGAGCCACCTATTGAGCCAACACTTCGTGTCTCGAAGTTAGTGGACGCCGATGGAGATGGCACCTTTAGCGCAGAGGAAGTTGAGGCGAATGATGGGCAAGTCACTTTTCAGGTGGAAGTTGTCAATACAGGTGAAGTGGCGATCGCAATTAGTGAAGTTGTAGATAGCGCGTTTAATGATGCCGTTCCGCTTGATCAGCTTGTTGGTCAAACGCTGGCGGCAGGCGAATCTACGGTAGCTACTTACCAGGCAACGTTGTCTAGAGAAGAGGCTATTGTGCTAGGCACTTCTGGAGCAGATACACTGACTGCTGAGCAGTTTCCAGTCACGAATGAAGTGAGTGTTTCTGGAACAGCTGATAGCACCCTAACGGCAACAGCGTCTGGTACAGCGGTAGTGTTAGTCGATGCGAATAGCCTAATTGCTGGTGGCTTAGGCGAAGACACTATCTTTGGGGGTGGCGGTAATGATGTGCTGCGTGGGGATTTGAACTCACGCAAGTCTCAAGTAGGCATTGGTAATGACGATGTGATCTTTGGTGGGGCAGGGCGCGATCGCATTGGCGGTAAGGGTGGCAACGATACCCTCTTTGGCGGCGATGACGATGATCAGATCTGGGGCGATGACGGTGATGACATTCTGCGTGGCGGCTTCGGCAACGATATCCTCATAGGCGACGACTCTTCAGGCGGACAAGGGGCCGATACCTTTGTGCTAGCCGCAGGAGAAGGTACCGATACCATCGTGGACTTTGAGCGCGATCGCGACTTCATCGGCCTGGCAGAGGGGCTGACGCTGGGTTCCCTCTCATTTGAGGGTGAAACTATCTCGTTTGAGGGGCAAACACTCGCTATCTTGACGGGAGTGGATACTACGGGGCTAACCGCAGCTACATTCGTTACTGTTTAG
- the typA gene encoding translational GTPase TypA: MSLPIRNVAIIAHVDHGKTTLVDSLLEQSGIFRDNEAVPTCVLDSNDLERERGITILSKNTAVYYGETLINIVDTPGHADFGGEVERVLGMVDGCLLIVDANEGPMPQTRFVLKKALEKGLRPIVVVNKIDRPRADPHTAVDKVLDLFIELGADDDQCDFPYLFASGLAGFAKDEMEDEDKDMKPLFESIIHHVSPPVGDPEKPLQLQVTTLDYSDYLGRIVIGKVHNGTIRQGEQCALVKEDGKIVKSKISKLMGFQGLSRVEIPEATAGNLVAVAGFADANIGETITCAADPQALPLIKVDEPTLQMTFAVNDSPFAGQEGDFVTSRQLRDRLFRELETNVALRVEPTDSPDRFAVSGRGELHLGILIETMRREGYEFQVSQPQVIYREVNSKPCEPFEQLVLDVPEEAVGGCMERLGQRKAELQDMMVSGDGRAQLEFVVPARGLIGFRGEFMRVTRGAGIMNHSFLEYRPMSGEIETRRNGVLISFEEGVATFYALKNAEDRGTFFIEPGTKVYKGMVVGENNRPQDLELNICKAKQLTNHRAASGDELVQLQSPMEMGLERALEYIGPDEMVEVTPESIRLRKVGKKKLAKR; the protein is encoded by the coding sequence ATGAGCCTTCCCATTCGTAACGTTGCCATCATCGCCCACGTAGATCACGGCAAAACTACCCTTGTCGACTCTTTGCTAGAGCAGTCTGGCATCTTTCGCGACAACGAAGCAGTCCCTACTTGTGTCCTTGATTCAAACGATTTGGAACGGGAACGAGGGATCACGATTCTGTCGAAAAATACGGCGGTATACTACGGCGAAACGCTTATTAATATTGTTGATACTCCTGGTCACGCAGACTTTGGTGGAGAAGTCGAGCGCGTATTGGGGATGGTTGATGGCTGCTTGTTAATTGTCGATGCAAACGAAGGCCCCATGCCTCAAACCCGCTTTGTGCTGAAAAAGGCACTAGAGAAAGGGTTGCGTCCAATCGTTGTGGTCAATAAGATTGATCGACCCAGGGCAGACCCCCACACTGCTGTCGATAAAGTTCTCGATCTTTTCATTGAGCTGGGTGCGGATGACGACCAGTGCGACTTTCCTTATCTTTTTGCTTCTGGGCTCGCTGGCTTTGCCAAAGATGAGATGGAAGACGAAGACAAGGATATGAAGCCTTTGTTTGAGTCGATTATTCACCATGTCTCTCCGCCAGTAGGCGATCCTGAAAAGCCACTGCAGCTTCAGGTGACCACGCTCGACTATTCAGATTACTTGGGCCGAATTGTGATTGGTAAAGTTCACAACGGCACCATTCGTCAGGGTGAGCAGTGCGCGCTGGTGAAAGAAGACGGCAAGATCGTAAAGAGTAAAATCTCGAAGCTGATGGGCTTTCAGGGTTTGTCACGGGTAGAGATTCCAGAAGCCACTGCCGGTAACTTGGTTGCAGTTGCGGGTTTTGCGGATGCCAATATCGGTGAAACCATCACCTGCGCTGCCGATCCGCAGGCGCTGCCGCTGATTAAGGTAGACGAACCTACCTTGCAAATGACCTTTGCTGTGAATGATTCGCCGTTTGCTGGGCAAGAGGGAGATTTTGTCACGTCTCGTCAGTTGCGCGATCGCCTCTTCCGCGAGCTAGAAACCAACGTTGCCCTGCGTGTAGAACCTACTGATTCACCTGACAGATTCGCTGTCTCTGGTCGAGGCGAACTGCACCTTGGCATCCTAATTGAGACCATGCGCCGTGAAGGGTACGAGTTTCAGGTCTCTCAGCCGCAGGTAATCTACCGCGAAGTCAACAGCAAGCCCTGTGAGCCGTTTGAGCAGCTGGTGCTAGACGTACCCGAAGAGGCTGTTGGCGGCTGTATGGAGCGTTTGGGTCAGCGTAAAGCCGAGCTACAAGACATGATGGTCTCAGGTGATGGCCGTGCTCAGCTAGAGTTTGTCGTACCCGCTCGGGGACTAATTGGCTTTCGAGGTGAATTTATGCGCGTGACTCGGGGTGCTGGCATCATGAACCACAGCTTTCTGGAGTATCGTCCGATGTCAGGTGAGATTGAGACTCGTCGCAATGGCGTGTTGATTTCATTTGAAGAAGGCGTGGCTACTTTCTACGCGCTGAAGAATGCGGAAGATAGAGGCACGTTCTTTATTGAGCCGGGTACAAAGGTATATAAGGGCATGGTCGTGGGAGAAAACAATCGCCCTCAAGACCTAGAGCTGAATATCTGTAAAGCTAAGCAGCTAACCAACCACCGGGCCGCCTCAGGCGATGAACTTGTTCAATTGCAGTCACCGATGGAGATGGGTCTAGAGCGAGCGCTAGAGTACATTGGCCCCGATGAGATGGTAGAAGTGACGCCTGAGTCTATTCGATTGCGAAAGGTTGGTAAGAAAAAGCTAGCTAAGCGGTAA
- a CDS encoding type I secretion target GGXGXDXXX repeat protein: MDGDDIIFGGEGSDRIGGKSGNDILSGDAGNDFIWGDDGNDTIMGGAGNDTLVGDNFSSGSGSDLFVFGSGDGTDTLLDFEVGTDRIGLVEGELLFTDLTLTQDGENTLLGTTSSDETLAILNGIQASALTESSFVIVADFSNLEEAMALI; this comes from the coding sequence ATGGACGGCGACGACATTATCTTTGGAGGGGAAGGGAGCGATCGCATCGGCGGCAAATCTGGCAACGACATCCTCAGCGGTGACGCTGGCAATGACTTCATCTGGGGTGACGATGGCAACGACACCATCATGGGCGGCGCCGGCAACGACACCCTTGTGGGCGACAACTTCTCCAGCGGCAGCGGCAGCGATCTGTTTGTCTTTGGCAGCGGCGACGGCACAGATACCCTTCTTGACTTTGAGGTCGGCACTGACCGGATTGGTCTTGTCGAAGGTGAATTGTTGTTTACTGACTTAACGCTGACGCAAGACGGAGAAAATACCCTACTAGGTACAACAAGTAGTGACGAAACGCTGGCAATTCTTAACGGAATACAAGCATCGGCACTGACGGAAAGTAGCTTTGTGATAGTTGCCGATTTCTCCAACCTAGAAGAGGCAATGGCTTTAATCTAA
- a CDS encoding AAA family ATPase, translating into MDLFEQRRQELIVSEAPLAARMRPRSLIEFIGQDAIVGPGRLLRRAIEADQLSSLIFYGPPGTGKTTLAKVIANTTMAQFVAINAVLGGVKDIRFAIEQAQTHRGQFGRRTILFVDEVHRFNKAQQDALLPWVENGTVILIGATTENPFFEVNKALVSRSRVFQLKPLNADDLEAIVQQALSDSERGYGKQDILIDTDALNHLVNVANGDARTVLNALELAVETTSSDRDGKLRITLAVAEDSVQQRAVLYDKEGDAHFDTISAFIKSVRGSDPDAALYWLARMVYAGEDPRYIFRRLVILAGEDVGMADPNAVVVVTGCAAAFDRVGMPEGRYPLAQATLYLATAPKSNSVMAFFDALAAVKDEREGDVPNAMRDATRDKKGFGHGAGYLYPHAYRDHWVAQQYLPGSLQGQVFYQPSNQGYEGKIQTQVARRREAQLAALVEQNNERSMPEALTYGPLDQQQDRWLQRATGALGSQLGEVRDRLFALLNPQRHHVLLDLNAGTGLLTWEAVRQVPEGGVYSYVWSQKEYKALTERSEMLSELARPMIVAVNESNWLEALDQTTQKPSPKFDGVIGRNALMGLSDKLSAIEQISQIIAVEGSVVLAESVPRRGQRLSRLLDAQKIETDLYEQLCAAEADLYNNPTDAMVNWDVADLQRDFETAGFDCETTLMTLQTPLTITTELLARWLGKGSKYCDRLSAHDFSPQDIRRLQKHFSRQLKNQTVTWNRTLVLIQARLCCR; encoded by the coding sequence ATGGATTTATTTGAGCAAAGGCGGCAGGAATTGATTGTTTCTGAAGCGCCTTTGGCAGCTCGGATGAGACCGCGATCGCTCATTGAATTCATTGGCCAAGATGCCATCGTCGGCCCTGGTCGTCTGCTGCGCCGGGCGATTGAAGCCGATCAGCTCTCTTCTCTAATCTTTTACGGTCCGCCCGGTACGGGTAAAACAACATTAGCCAAAGTCATTGCCAATACGACAATGGCGCAGTTTGTTGCGATCAATGCGGTACTCGGCGGCGTCAAAGACATTAGATTTGCCATTGAACAGGCGCAAACCCATCGCGGTCAGTTCGGACGGCGGACAATTCTGTTTGTCGATGAGGTGCACCGGTTTAACAAAGCGCAGCAGGACGCACTGCTGCCTTGGGTAGAAAACGGCACGGTCATTCTCATTGGCGCAACGACTGAAAATCCATTTTTTGAAGTAAACAAAGCGCTGGTTAGCCGTTCTCGCGTATTTCAGCTCAAACCTTTAAACGCAGATGACCTTGAAGCGATTGTTCAACAGGCCCTGAGTGATTCTGAAAGAGGGTATGGCAAGCAAGATATTCTGATTGATACCGACGCGCTAAATCATCTAGTGAATGTGGCAAACGGTGATGCTAGAACCGTATTGAATGCGTTGGAATTAGCGGTAGAAACAACCTCTTCTGACCGTGATGGAAAGCTGCGAATTACGCTAGCTGTGGCAGAAGATTCGGTTCAGCAGCGAGCAGTGCTCTACGACAAAGAAGGCGATGCTCACTTTGATACGATTAGCGCCTTTATCAAAAGCGTGCGAGGCTCTGACCCAGATGCGGCGCTGTATTGGCTAGCGAGAATGGTGTATGCCGGAGAAGATCCGCGCTATATCTTTCGGCGGCTGGTGATTTTAGCCGGAGAAGATGTGGGCATGGCCGATCCAAATGCCGTTGTGGTCGTGACAGGCTGCGCAGCGGCGTTTGACCGGGTAGGAATGCCAGAAGGTCGCTATCCTTTGGCTCAGGCAACGCTGTATCTAGCGACGGCTCCGAAAAGCAATAGCGTAATGGCGTTTTTTGACGCGCTAGCGGCGGTGAAAGATGAGCGAGAAGGTGATGTGCCGAACGCGATGCGCGACGCGACTAGAGATAAAAAGGGATTCGGTCATGGCGCAGGATACCTGTATCCGCATGCATACCGCGATCATTGGGTAGCGCAGCAGTACTTGCCAGGCAGTTTGCAGGGGCAGGTATTTTATCAGCCTTCAAACCAGGGATATGAGGGGAAGATTCAGACGCAAGTGGCTAGGCGAAGAGAAGCTCAGCTAGCAGCGCTGGTAGAGCAAAATAATGAGCGTTCGATGCCAGAAGCGCTGACCTATGGACCGCTAGATCAGCAGCAGGATAGATGGCTGCAAAGGGCAACAGGCGCTTTGGGCAGTCAGCTTGGGGAGGTACGCGATCGCCTCTTCGCCCTACTCAATCCCCAACGCCATCATGTTCTTTTAGACCTGAATGCCGGTACTGGATTACTCACCTGGGAAGCCGTTCGCCAAGTGCCAGAAGGCGGTGTCTATAGCTACGTCTGGTCTCAGAAAGAGTACAAGGCATTAACTGAACGCTCAGAGATGCTTAGCGAATTGGCTAGACCCATGATCGTGGCCGTCAATGAGTCTAACTGGCTAGAGGCTTTAGACCAAACTACGCAAAAGCCATCCCCTAAATTCGATGGTGTGATTGGGCGAAATGCACTGATGGGGCTATCTGATAAACTGAGCGCCATTGAACAAATCAGCCAGATAATAGCGGTAGAAGGATCGGTTGTTTTGGCTGAATCTGTACCGCGAAGAGGACAGCGTTTATCAAGGCTATTAGATGCTCAAAAGATAGAGACAGATCTATATGAGCAGCTATGTGCGGCGGAAGCCGATCTATACAACAACCCTACCGATGCCATGGTGAACTGGGATGTTGCCGATCTTCAACGCGATTTTGAAACGGCGGGGTTTGACTGCGAGACAACACTGATGACTTTGCAGACACCGCTCACGATTACAACAGAATTACTAGCGCGGTGGCTAGGCAAGGGAAGTAAGTATTGCGATCGCCTGAGTGCCCACGATTTTTCTCCTCAGGATATTAGGCGTCTTCAAAAGCACTTCTCTCGGCAGTTGAAAAATCAAACTGTCACCTGGAATCGTACGCTAGTTCTGATTCAAGCGCGCCTATGCTGTCGCTAA